A stretch of [Clostridium] innocuum DNA encodes these proteins:
- a CDS encoding PTS system mannose/fructose/sorbose family transporter subunit IID: MTTNFNEAKLTKSDLRKVFMRSCTLDSAWNYERQQNLMYCYSMIPVLKRLYGNDEEKMADALCRHLEFMSCTPHLVTLLMGITGAMEEENAKDENFDAASISAVKTSLMGPMAGIGDAFFWGTLLTIAIGVSVSFAKQGSIIGPIAFLLIINIPGFLARYYCLHAGFKYGVKFFGDSENSRMIENITKAASILGLMVIGAMIASTVSISIPFEIGVKGAKEPIQTYIDQIMPCLLPLTAFGIMYWLLGKNVKTTTILVCLIILACIGTFFGLL; the protein is encoded by the coding sequence ATGACAACGAATTTTAATGAGGCGAAGTTGACAAAAAGTGATTTACGCAAAGTGTTTATGCGTTCCTGTACATTAGACAGTGCATGGAATTATGAGCGTCAACAGAATTTGATGTATTGTTACTCCATGATTCCCGTGTTAAAGCGACTTTATGGCAATGACGAAGAAAAAATGGCAGATGCGTTATGCAGACACTTGGAATTCATGTCATGTACGCCCCATCTTGTAACCTTGCTGATGGGAATTACAGGCGCTATGGAAGAAGAAAATGCAAAGGATGAAAATTTTGATGCAGCAAGCATCAGTGCCGTAAAAACATCGTTAATGGGACCGATGGCAGGAATTGGCGATGCCTTTTTCTGGGGAACCTTATTGACGATTGCGATTGGTGTTTCAGTATCCTTTGCAAAACAAGGAAGTATCATTGGTCCGATTGCATTTCTATTGATTATCAATATTCCAGGCTTTCTAGCTCGCTATTATTGCCTGCATGCCGGCTTTAAATACGGTGTCAAATTTTTTGGTGATAGTGAGAACAGCCGTATGATTGAGAATATAACAAAGGCAGCGTCTATCCTTGGTTTAATGGTTATAGGGGCTATGATAGCATCCACGGTCAGCATCAGTATACCATTTGAAATTGGTGTAAAAGGCGCAAAAGAACCAATACAAACGTATATCGATCAAATAATGCCATGTCTTCTTCCGCTTACAGCTTTTGGTATCATGTATTGGCTGTTGGGGAAAAACGTTAAAACAACAACGATTCTTGTATGTTTAATCATTCTGGCATGTATCGGGACATTCTTTGGTTTATTATAG
- a CDS encoding exonuclease, producing MVHIYIDAEFDAVKINGKYCQMVVSLGAVLKKDAQEATFYSLVCPKNFQRLTSVVRKMTHLKDSDIRNANSFPDVLKQFMQWLQPYMESSSCRMYSFGPDDRRTLLQECARHHCDPSLFEGILDLQKQISAKVTYQNVLVSATLSLDDLKTAYAIEGAVEHNALTDASDLMRIHQASLLQDPDRKAVQEIVERKLAKQREVAQKQQEKLLRIMKERFSQYTVLKCPVRLYPEIVEQFRLWEERDRNFHINIQKDSILLDGRELPREQTKISMRIDIEEIPSVALSFTQGENVIEKKYLLIYRNATMVENILKRMLQHGNG from the coding sequence ATGGTTCATATATATATTGATGCAGAATTTGACGCAGTAAAAATCAATGGGAAGTACTGTCAGATGGTAGTATCCCTAGGGGCGGTTCTGAAAAAGGATGCGCAGGAGGCAACCTTTTATTCTCTGGTCTGTCCTAAAAACTTTCAGCGTCTGACTTCTGTGGTACGTAAAATGACACATTTAAAGGATAGCGATATCCGTAATGCAAACAGCTTTCCGGATGTTTTAAAACAGTTTATGCAATGGCTGCAGCCCTATATGGAATCTTCTTCCTGCCGTATGTATAGCTTTGGACCGGATGATCGAAGAACCCTGTTGCAGGAATGTGCACGACATCATTGCGATCCGTCTTTGTTTGAAGGAATTCTTGATTTACAAAAGCAGATTTCAGCAAAGGTAACGTATCAGAATGTGCTGGTATCCGCAACCTTATCACTGGATGATTTAAAGACTGCTTATGCGATAGAAGGGGCAGTGGAGCATAATGCCCTGACAGATGCATCCGATCTCATGCGGATTCATCAGGCTTCCCTGCTGCAGGATCCGGACCGTAAGGCTGTACAGGAAATCGTAGAGCGTAAGCTGGCAAAGCAGCGCGAAGTTGCACAAAAACAGCAGGAAAAGCTGCTGCGGATTATGAAGGAGCGTTTTTCACAGTATACCGTATTGAAGTGTCCTGTTCGATTGTATCCGGAAATTGTTGAACAGTTTCGCCTGTGGGAGGAGCGTGATCGTAATTTCCATATCAATATTCAGAAAGACAGCATCCTTCTGGATGGCAGAGAGCTTCCAAGAGAGCAGACGAAGATTTCTATGCGGATTGATATCGAAGAGATTCCAAGTGTAGCCCTTAGCTTCACACAGGGCGAGAATGTCATTGAAAAGAAATATCTGCTCATTTACCGCAATGCCACCATGGTGGAGAATATACTGAAAAGGATGCTGCAGCATGGAAACGGCTAA
- a CDS encoding class I SAM-dependent rRNA methyltransferase, producing MKTTREWKQVTITKKGTKKLQSGHPWVYEGEVLALEANIQNGDIVDVFSEKGSYQGSGLYNGNSRIRIRLLSRNANDRFDEDFFYRRLQHAISYRATVMGEDFDACRLIFGEADYLPGLTVDRFHDLLVVQTLSYGMEQRKDMLFPMLVKILRDEYHVAIRGIYERNDVGIRKLEGLEKTKGWYEHSVLPKHPESCLTCIVENGISYDVDVENGQKTGFFLDQKYNRAAIARIAKGKHVLDCFTHTGSFALNAAKGGAAHVHAVDISQTVIDMAQHHADINGLQERMSFETADVFDLLKALKKQPRVYDMIILDPPAFTKSRETISHAVKGYREINTAAMKLLPRGGYLATCSCSHFMNEGLFKSMLHEAALAAGVSLRQIEARQQSCDHPILWNVPETSYLKFYIFQIA from the coding sequence ATGAAAACTACACGTGAATGGAAACAGGTTACGATAACAAAAAAAGGAACTAAGAAGCTACAGAGCGGTCATCCCTGGGTATATGAGGGAGAGGTGCTGGCTCTTGAAGCGAATATACAAAATGGAGATATTGTGGATGTGTTTTCTGAAAAAGGCAGCTATCAGGGAAGCGGACTGTATAACGGAAATTCACGAATCCGTATCCGCCTGCTATCCCGTAATGCCAATGACAGATTCGATGAGGATTTTTTTTACCGCCGTTTGCAGCATGCAATCAGCTACCGTGCAACAGTTATGGGAGAGGATTTTGATGCCTGTCGCCTGATTTTCGGAGAGGCTGATTATTTACCCGGACTGACAGTTGACCGTTTTCATGATTTGCTGGTCGTGCAGACACTCTCCTATGGTATGGAGCAGCGAAAGGATATGCTGTTTCCCATGCTTGTGAAGATTTTGAGAGATGAATATCATGTAGCTATCAGAGGAATCTATGAGCGTAATGATGTGGGAATCCGTAAGCTGGAGGGCCTTGAGAAAACAAAAGGCTGGTATGAGCATTCCGTTTTGCCGAAGCATCCGGAAAGCTGTCTTACCTGCATAGTTGAGAATGGAATTTCCTATGATGTGGATGTTGAAAATGGTCAGAAAACCGGATTTTTTCTCGATCAGAAATACAATCGGGCTGCGATTGCACGCATTGCGAAGGGAAAGCATGTTCTGGATTGCTTTACCCATACCGGCAGCTTTGCTTTGAATGCCGCAAAGGGTGGGGCAGCGCATGTACATGCCGTGGATATTTCTCAGACAGTGATTGATATGGCACAGCACCATGCGGATATAAACGGATTACAGGAGCGGATGAGCTTTGAAACAGCGGATGTATTTGATCTTTTAAAGGCTTTGAAAAAACAGCCGCGTGTATATGATATGATCATTCTGGATCCACCGGCCTTCACCAAATCCAGAGAAACGATTTCTCATGCAGTAAAGGGATATCGGGAAATCAATACTGCTGCTATGAAGCTGTTACCAAGAGGCGGATATCTGGCAACCTGTTCCTGTTCTCATTTCATGAATGAGGGTCTGTTTAAAAGCATGCTGCATGAGGCGGCGCTGGCAGCAGGCGTATCTCTTCGCCAGATTGAGGCAAGACAGCAGAGCTGCGATCATCCGATCCTCTGGAACGTACCGGAAACATCGTATTTGAAGTTCTATATCTTTCAGATTGCATAA
- a CDS encoding SdpI family protein: MAFWLFMLIMNLLIPFSMIGFGFYFQKHPPKEINELFGYRTPLSMKNEDTWKTAHVQFGRVWLIWGWFSAAFSFPCMLLLYGKSDTACGIYGVILCFLQCIVLLFTLFIVERRLHRIFHKDGTRKLR; the protein is encoded by the coding sequence ATGGCTTTCTGGTTGTTTATGCTCATCATGAATCTTCTGATCCCCTTTTCCATGATAGGATTTGGCTTCTATTTTCAAAAGCATCCCCCAAAGGAAATCAATGAACTTTTCGGATACCGCACACCCCTGTCTATGAAAAATGAAGATACATGGAAAACAGCACATGTACAATTTGGCAGAGTCTGGTTGATCTGGGGTTGGTTCAGTGCTGCGTTTTCTTTTCCTTGTATGCTGTTGCTGTATGGAAAAAGTGATACAGCATGCGGAATCTACGGAGTCATTCTCTGTTTCCTGCAATGTATTGTCCTTCTTTTCACACTGTTTATTGTAGAACGCAGACTGCACAGAATCTTTCATAAGGACGGCACTAGGAAACTAAGATGA
- a CDS encoding PTS sugar transporter subunit IIC: MSDNLMIQALLITLVAFIGYMHCYWGSTMNNRPIIVAPLVGLVLGDMTTGIMVGATLELIFLGAVPIGASNPPDITSGAIIGTSFVILTGQEVGAAVALAVPVATLVLLFDNLQMMFILTWATHMADSYAKKGDYKKVEWVARFAGIGNKLILSIVVGVAFYLGVPVIKDVLAVIPQFIIDGMDVAAGILPAVGFAMLARMIVTKELSPYLLAGFLLAAYMEMPVFGVALAGLVIAGLTFFHDSKKQREVVVDDNEF; this comes from the coding sequence ATGAGTGATAATTTAATGATACAAGCTCTGCTGATAACTTTGGTTGCGTTTATTGGTTATATGCATTGTTATTGGGGATCTACGATGAACAACCGCCCGATTATCGTTGCACCTCTTGTTGGATTGGTATTGGGCGATATGACAACCGGTATCATGGTAGGAGCAACATTAGAGCTTATTTTCTTGGGGGCTGTACCTATTGGTGCCAGCAATCCACCTGATATCACTTCTGGTGCCATCATTGGGACATCTTTCGTAATTCTTACGGGGCAGGAAGTTGGCGCGGCTGTTGCACTAGCAGTGCCGGTTGCGACTCTTGTTCTGCTTTTTGATAATTTGCAAATGATGTTTATCTTAACATGGGCTACACATATGGCGGATTCATATGCGAAAAAAGGAGATTATAAAAAAGTAGAATGGGTTGCACGTTTTGCAGGTATTGGAAATAAATTGATTCTATCAATAGTTGTTGGTGTCGCATTTTATTTAGGGGTACCGGTCATTAAGGATGTATTGGCAGTCATTCCGCAATTTATAATTGATGGTATGGATGTGGCGGCAGGAATTCTGCCAGCTGTCGGGTTTGCCATGCTGGCAAGGATGATTGTTACAAAAGAATTGTCTCCTTACTTGTTAGCTGGATTTCTGTTAGCTGCATATATGGAAATGCCTGTATTCGGTGTAGCACTGGCAGGCTTGGTGATTGCCGGTCTTACATTCTTTCATGATAGTAAAAAACAAAGGGAGGTAGTAGTGGATGACAACGAATTTTAA